GAGAGCGCATGATGGCCGAGGTTGTTGCCGCGCGAAAGACCGCTGAACAGCAGGCCGATGGCTACTCACTGAAGATGCTGGAGCAGCTGGAGCAGATCCTGATGAGGCTTACTGAGACCGTCAAGGCGTCGGAGATGCAGTTCCATGTTGAGGAGAAAGAAGATGAGACTCGAACTCCAGAAACTGAACATTGAGGAAGGAAGTAGTCAATCCTTCGCATTTGAAGAGACCTCGGTCGGAGACCTTCCTGGCGTCACGCTCCTTGAGCCGGTGACGGGACAGTTTGTCCTGAGCAATCTTGGCATCGGTTATCAGTTCTCCGGTTCGTTCAACGTGAAGGTGAGCCAGCCCTGCGTAAGGTGTCTGGACTCGGTCATGGAGGATGTCGAGTTCGACGTCAATGAGACGTATCTTCTCAATGGGGAAGAGGATCCTGATCAGGAAGGCGTGTTTGCGCTTGAATCGGATGTCCTGGACGTTTCCGACGTCGTGCGCCAGAACCTGCTCATCGAAGTCACGGAGTTTCCACTGTGCAAGGATGATTGCAGGGGGCTATGCCCTGAGTGTGGGGCGAACCTGAACTCGACAGTGTGTCCGCATCAGAAATTGCTGGAGGAGAAGTAATCATGTACATCGACAAGGCAGCAGACTACGTCGAGCAGGTCCAGACCATCAACGGTTGGGTCTACAACAGCCGGAGCAGCGGGAAAGTAGCATTTGTCCTCGTTCGGGATGGCAGCGGCATCATGCAGTGTGTCGTCACCAAGAGTGATATCGACGAGTCGACATTCGAGGCGGTGCGCCACCTTACCCAGGAGAGCAGCATCAGTATCACCGGTGCGATCCATGCTGAAGAGCGGGCGCCCGGCGGTCACGAAATGCACGTTCAGAAGGTCGAGGTGCATCAGGCAGCTGTGGACTACCCGATTACGCCCAAGGAGCACGGCGTCGATTTCCTGATGAGCAACCGGCACCTGTGGCTCCGCTCGAAGCGCCAGTGGGCGATCATGCGCATACGTGCCACGATCGTCAAGAGCATCCGCGACTACCTCGATGACAACGACTTCCTGCTCATGGACGCTCCCATCTTGTCCGCCAATGCCTGTGAAGGATCCTCGACCCTGTTCTCGACTGACTATTTCGGCGTACCCGCCTACCTGTCGCAGAGCGGTCAGCTCTACAACGAAGCGACGGCCATGGCATTTGGGAAAGTCTACTGCTTTGGTCCTGCGTTTCGCGCCGAGAAGTCCAAGACGCGCCGCCACCTGACCGAGTTCTGGATGGTCGAGCCCGAGATGGCGTACTGTAATTGGTCGCAGAACTGCGATGTCCAGGAGGAATTCGTCACGTACATCGTGCACCAGGTCCTGGAGAAGCGTAAAGAGGAGCTTGCCATCATCGAGCGGGATATTTCTCCGCTCGAGAAGATAGCTACGCCGTTTCCACGGATTTCCTACGATGAGGCAGTGAAGCTCCTCCAGAAAGCCGGTTCTCCGATACAGTGGGGCGAGGATTTCGGTGGAGACGAGGAGACGCTCATCTCGAATCAGTTCGAACGGCCGGTCTTTGTTCACAGCTACCCCAGATCGTTC
The Coprothermobacter sp. genome window above contains:
- a CDS encoding asparagine--tRNA ligase; this translates as MYIDKAADYVEQVQTINGWVYNSRSSGKVAFVLVRDGSGIMQCVVTKSDIDESTFEAVRHLTQESSISITGAIHAEERAPGGHEMHVQKVEVHQAAVDYPITPKEHGVDFLMSNRHLWLRSKRQWAIMRIRATIVKSIRDYLDDNDFLLMDAPILSANACEGSSTLFSTDYFGVPAYLSQSGQLYNEATAMAFGKVYCFGPAFRAEKSKTRRHLTEFWMVEPEMAYCNWSQNCDVQEEFVTYIVHQVLEKRKEELAIIERDISPLEKIATPFPRISYDEAVKLLQKAGSPIQWGEDFGGDEETLISNQFERPVFVHSYPRSFKAFYMKTNPANPQTVLCADLLAPEGYGEIIGGGQREDDYKLLLDRVHAEGLAEADYQWYLDLRKYGSVPHSGFGLGVERTVAWICKLPHVRETVPFPRLLEKIYP